Proteins encoded in a region of the Flavobacterium sp. MDT1-60 genome:
- a CDS encoding acyl transferase — translation MITANDIFTISSQKQFEKIALKVFRFQHENNKVYRDFCDFLKVNPQQVKSLEQIPFLPIQFFKSHDVVSNSDLPQVTFTSSGTTGMITSRHLVTDVSLYEESYRNGFSQFYGNIEDYVVLALLPSYLERDGSSLIYMIEDLIKLSNQSESGFYLHNHDDLIKKLTTLDESGQNVILIGVTYALLDLIEKHQFNLQNTIIMETGGMKGKRKEMIREELHEQLCKGFGVSSIHSEYGMTELLAQAYSLGEGIFECPSWMHILVRDPEDALMYVKDGKTGGINVIDLANINSCSFIATQDLGKKNPNNSFEVLGRFDNSDIRGCNLMVL, via the coding sequence TTGATTACAGCCAACGACATCTTTACCATTTCAAGTCAGAAACAATTTGAAAAAATAGCACTAAAAGTGTTTCGTTTTCAGCACGAGAATAATAAGGTATATCGTGATTTCTGCGATTTTTTAAAAGTAAATCCACAACAGGTAAAATCATTGGAACAAATTCCTTTTTTACCCATTCAGTTTTTCAAAAGTCATGATGTTGTTTCCAATTCAGATCTGCCTCAGGTTACTTTTACCAGCAGCGGAACAACCGGAATGATTACAAGTCGACATTTAGTTACCGATGTTTCTCTTTATGAAGAAAGCTACCGAAACGGATTTTCGCAGTTTTATGGTAATATCGAAGATTACGTTGTTTTAGCCCTTTTGCCGTCCTATCTTGAACGCGATGGTTCTTCGTTAATTTATATGATTGAAGATCTTATAAAACTCTCCAATCAGTCTGAGAGCGGGTTTTACTTGCATAATCACGACGACTTAATTAAAAAACTTACTACACTAGACGAATCCGGCCAAAACGTAATTTTAATTGGTGTGACTTACGCCTTATTAGATTTGATTGAAAAGCATCAATTCAATCTTCAGAATACCATTATTATGGAAACTGGGGGAATGAAAGGCAAACGTAAAGAAATGATTCGCGAAGAATTACACGAACAGCTTTGCAAAGGTTTTGGTGTTTCCTCCATTCATTCTGAATATGGCATGACAGAGCTTTTGGCACAAGCCTATTCTTTAGGTGAAGGTATATTTGAATGTCCCTCCTGGATGCATATTTTAGTCCGCGATCCCGAAGATGCGCTCATGTACGTGAAAGATGGAAAAACTGGCGGAATCAACGTTATTGATTTAGCAAATATTAATTCATGTTCTTTTATTGCCACGCAGGATTTAGGCAAAAAAAATCCCAACAACTCTTTCGAGGTATTGGGACGTTTTGATAATTCTGATATTCGTGGTTGTAATTTGATGGTTCTTTAG
- a CDS encoding T9SS type A sorting domain-containing protein encodes MAKNYFYITFLLAFFFTLSVSAQDSKQLPKPQEPTTIEGLSLYPNPVTNGKVYISSKNDLEKEVIIFDVLGKKVIQTHLSSKELNVSDLVPGVYIIKIYEQDASATRKLIIR; translated from the coding sequence ATGGCAAAAAACTACTTTTATATTACATTCTTATTGGCATTTTTCTTTACTTTAAGTGTTTCAGCACAAGACAGTAAGCAATTACCAAAACCTCAAGAGCCTACAACTATTGAGGGACTAAGCTTGTACCCTAATCCAGTGACAAACGGAAAGGTTTATATCTCCTCTAAAAATGATTTAGAGAAAGAGGTAATCATTTTTGATGTTCTCGGAAAAAAAGTAATTCAAACCCATTTATCGTCAAAAGAATTAAATGTTTCTGATTTGGTTCCCGGTGTTTATATCATCAAAATATACGAACAAGATGCCTCCGCAACCCGAAAGCTCATTATTCGGTAA
- a CDS encoding IS4 family transposase produces MQTRYFENLKDKRLLNRGNSILNRLFANSIYSIRQLAESDAEAKAIYRFLQNDNVSEADIIKNMSLNCVSCVEDKSVLCIQDSSEINLYNHRNRIKKDESIGLTNASVGGLGFFIHPSFIIDADTLMPYGFSDVKIWNRSHELPPKMKTNTHNRIPIEEKESYRWIDSSLETKKRLSKAKEIIIIQDREGDIFEQFCLVPDSKTHLLIRSRFNRLLGNKIKLFDHLSSQPLQGMYTIELEGDKRRNIQKRTATIEVRFSEITIGKHQYSGKHLPDKIKLYAIEAKEVGENIENPILWRLLTTKKVEDLQTALLCIQWYTYRWTIEEVFRILKKEGFNIEASELSQGKAVRKLCLLMLETIIKLFIMQIAYGCEEETEPRSCFSEQEMECLELQITQLEGKTEKLKNPYKSSDLKRYIWAIARLGGWKGYLSERKPGITTFWIGLQKFNSVMQGWILFRDVSRR; encoded by the coding sequence GTGCAGACTAGATATTTTGAAAATTTAAAAGACAAGCGATTGTTGAATAGAGGTAATTCTATTCTCAATCGCTTGTTTGCTAATAGTATTTATTCGATAAGACAATTAGCAGAAAGTGACGCTGAAGCCAAAGCGATTTACCGATTTTTGCAAAATGATAATGTCAGTGAGGCTGATATTATAAAGAACATGTCTCTTAATTGTGTAAGCTGCGTTGAAGATAAATCTGTTTTGTGTATTCAGGACAGTAGTGAAATAAACCTTTATAATCACAGAAACAGGATCAAAAAGGATGAGTCAATTGGACTGACCAATGCTTCTGTTGGTGGACTTGGCTTTTTTATTCATCCGAGTTTTATCATAGATGCAGATACTTTAATGCCATATGGTTTTTCAGATGTGAAAATATGGAATAGAAGTCATGAACTGCCACCTAAAATGAAGACCAATACTCACAATCGTATACCCATTGAAGAAAAAGAGTCTTACAGATGGATCGATTCTTCTCTTGAAACTAAGAAAAGACTAAGTAAAGCAAAAGAAATAATCATTATTCAGGACAGAGAGGGAGATATTTTTGAACAATTTTGCCTTGTCCCAGACAGTAAAACACATTTATTGATTAGATCCCGATTTAATCGATTGTTGGGTAATAAAATCAAACTTTTCGATCATCTAAGTTCTCAGCCGCTTCAAGGGATGTACACAATTGAACTAGAAGGAGACAAAAGGAGAAATATCCAGAAAAGAACAGCTACTATAGAAGTACGCTTTTCAGAAATAACAATAGGCAAACATCAATATTCAGGTAAACATCTTCCTGATAAAATCAAGCTTTACGCTATTGAGGCAAAAGAGGTTGGAGAAAACATTGAAAACCCAATACTTTGGAGATTACTAACGACAAAGAAAGTTGAAGATCTGCAAACTGCATTACTTTGTATCCAATGGTATACCTACAGGTGGACTATCGAAGAAGTATTTAGAATTTTAAAGAAAGAGGGCTTCAACATAGAAGCTAGCGAATTATCCCAAGGCAAAGCAGTTCGTAAACTATGTCTTTTGATGCTGGAGACTATTATAAAGCTCTTTATTATGCAAATCGCCTATGGCTGCGAAGAAGAGACTGAACCCAGAAGCTGTTTTTCAGAGCAAGAAATGGAATGTTTAGAATTGCAAATCACACAATTAGAGGGTAAAACAGAAAAACTAAAAAACCCATATAAATCGTCAGATTTGAAACGATATATATGGGCTATTGCTAGATTAGGAGGATGGAAAGGTTATCTTTCAGAAAGAAAACCAGGCATCACAACCTTTTGGATTGGCCTGCAAAAATTCAATTCAGTCATGCAAGGTTGGATACTCTTTAGAGATGTGTCCAGACGGTAG
- a CDS encoding TonB-dependent receptor, protein MKFNLKFLLFTLFICTISIAQNKGTISGLLTDKESNNQPLPFANVLIKGTNMSANTDIDGKYSLTVNPGTYTIIFSFVGYESVEKPVTVKAGETVTLDQVLSSGGYTLKDVVVKNTTNREKETALLLDQKNAVVIKQSIGAQEMSRKGVSDVEDGLTKVTGITKVDGRGLFIRGLEDRYNNLLVNDLQTPSNSPFKKIIPLDLFPTDIVGVLNIYKTFNPNISGDFAGATVNIETTQPKNITKLNVGFGYTTNNNLKKFLLSDDANTTEGTFGLLGNKRELPSVFGSVPSGVKLSPDEYHNAYGDKNWDVDQTASPLNSSIGFLHSQKFNLEKERSISYIMSINFDNKYIFREGVERTFNLGQGNYDNNLYNTQYAYQTTFSGLAGLKYKTNRLNLNFNTLFIQATESKIQDQLGYTNSLANVTNNLIRMNQFEESQYWNTQLFGDYKLTEDGKQTIKAGGSYVKTGFQQPDRKFITGLKLNDDEINMSYGGNNLNRQYLDVTGNFYFSALAEYSIKFGDKEKMNNLTVGYNNFINDMESSYRFFSGRRNIEKNYTANLNTISSEINQDIDNGILYVQEESNGDYKVKLNQFVNAGYFNLYWTFGEKFDLNVGVRAESSTREIKYRQLGDPFGSPYRIKTDDKLDFLPSLNSKYALNENSNLRASLSKTITRPVAMELLPINYINADGTSESGNSDLLNSDNYNVDFKYELFPNSKEVFAIGAFGKMIENPIERVFKPTANSGGQITTFKNSEQAIIYGAELEMSLQLSRINESLSNFTFGFNTSVMSTDVKIDLTQQGNELENSKHRQLQGASNWIINSDLKYDFRLKNDWKNSMTLVYNVYGDRIFAVGSSGIDHIYEKSFSKLDFIWTSTLSKNIELKFSAENLLNPYYKKELGKDSTIDITESSLIVRDYKRGVGFSVNLGYTF, encoded by the coding sequence ATGAAATTCAATTTAAAATTTCTATTATTCACATTATTTATCTGTACGATTTCGATCGCACAAAACAAAGGTACAATTTCTGGCTTATTAACTGACAAAGAAAGCAATAATCAGCCTTTACCTTTTGCAAATGTCCTTATAAAAGGAACTAACATGAGCGCTAACACTGACATTGACGGAAAATATTCGTTAACTGTAAATCCTGGAACTTATACTATTATTTTTAGCTTCGTAGGATATGAATCTGTAGAAAAACCTGTAACGGTTAAAGCAGGAGAAACTGTAACTCTAGATCAGGTTCTTTCTTCTGGAGGTTATACTCTTAAAGATGTTGTAGTAAAAAACACTACCAACAGAGAAAAAGAAACCGCTTTATTACTAGACCAAAAAAATGCTGTAGTTATCAAACAAAGCATCGGGGCACAAGAAATGTCCAGAAAAGGGGTTAGTGACGTTGAGGACGGATTAACGAAAGTAACCGGAATCACTAAAGTTGATGGTAGAGGTTTATTCATCAGAGGACTTGAAGATCGTTATAACAATTTATTGGTAAATGATTTACAAACCCCTTCAAACAGTCCTTTCAAAAAGATAATTCCACTTGATTTGTTCCCAACTGACATTGTAGGTGTTTTAAATATCTACAAAACTTTCAACCCAAATATCTCAGGTGATTTTGCTGGAGCAACTGTAAACATCGAAACTACGCAACCTAAAAACATTACTAAATTGAATGTTGGATTTGGCTATACTACAAACAATAATTTAAAAAAATTCCTTCTGTCTGATGATGCCAATACAACTGAAGGAACTTTTGGACTTTTAGGAAACAAAAGAGAGCTTCCATCTGTTTTCGGATCTGTTCCAAGTGGTGTAAAATTATCTCCGGATGAATATCATAATGCTTATGGAGACAAAAACTGGGATGTTGATCAAACCGCCAGTCCATTAAATTCAAGCATTGGTTTTTTACATTCGCAAAAATTTAATCTTGAAAAAGAAAGAAGCATAAGTTATATCATGTCTATTAACTTCGACAACAAATACATATTTAGAGAAGGTGTTGAAAGAACTTTTAACCTTGGACAGGGTAACTACGACAACAACTTATACAACACTCAGTATGCTTACCAAACAACTTTTTCTGGTTTAGCAGGTTTAAAATACAAAACAAATCGTTTGAACTTAAACTTCAACACTTTGTTTATTCAGGCTACTGAAAGCAAAATTCAAGATCAGTTAGGTTATACCAACAGTTTGGCAAACGTAACCAATAACCTTATCCGAATGAATCAATTTGAAGAATCTCAATATTGGAATACGCAATTATTTGGTGATTACAAATTGACTGAAGACGGAAAACAAACCATCAAAGCAGGTGGTTCATACGTAAAAACAGGTTTCCAACAACCAGACAGAAAATTCATTACAGGTTTAAAACTGAATGATGACGAAATCAATATGTCTTATGGCGGTAATAACCTAAACCGTCAGTATTTAGATGTAACCGGAAACTTTTACTTCTCGGCTCTTGCAGAGTACAGTATTAAATTTGGTGACAAAGAAAAGATGAATAACCTTACTGTAGGATATAATAATTTCATCAATGACATGGAGTCCAGCTACCGTTTTTTCTCTGGAAGAAGAAATATAGAGAAAAATTATACTGCCAACCTAAATACAATTAGTTCTGAAATTAATCAAGATATCGATAACGGGATTCTGTATGTACAGGAAGAATCAAACGGAGATTATAAAGTAAAATTAAATCAGTTCGTTAATGCTGGTTACTTTAATTTGTATTGGACATTTGGAGAAAAATTTGATTTAAATGTTGGAGTAAGAGCTGAAAGTTCAACCCGCGAAATTAAATACAGACAATTAGGAGATCCTTTTGGAAGCCCTTACCGAATTAAAACTGATGACAAGCTTGATTTCTTACCATCGTTAAACAGTAAGTATGCTTTAAACGAAAACAGCAATCTACGTGCTTCTTTAAGCAAAACTATCACAAGACCAGTTGCAATGGAATTACTTCCGATCAACTACATCAATGCTGATGGAACGTCTGAAAGTGGAAATTCAGATTTATTAAACAGCGACAACTACAATGTTGATTTCAAATACGAATTATTCCCTAACAGTAAGGAAGTTTTTGCTATTGGCGCATTCGGAAAAATGATTGAAAATCCAATCGAAAGAGTTTTTAAGCCAACTGCCAATAGTGGTGGCCAGATCACAACCTTCAAAAATTCTGAGCAAGCTATAATTTACGGTGCTGAACTGGAAATGAGTTTACAACTAAGCAGAATTAATGAATCACTTTCTAACTTTACTTTCGGATTCAATACTTCTGTAATGAGTACTGACGTGAAAATTGATTTAACACAACAAGGAAATGAGTTAGAGAACAGTAAACACCGTCAACTTCAGGGAGCATCAAACTGGATTATAAACAGTGATTTAAAATATGACTTCAGATTAAAAAATGATTGGAAAAACTCAATGACGCTAGTCTATAATGTTTATGGAGACAGAATTTTTGCAGTAGGTTCTTCAGGAATTGATCATATATATGAAAAATCATTTAGCAAATTAGATTTTATCTGGACAAGCACACTTTCTAAAAATATTGAATTGAAGTTTAGTGCAGAAAATCTATTGAATCCTTATTACAAAAAAGAATTAGGAAAAGACAGTACTATCGATATTACTGAAAGTTCATTAATCGTTCGTGATTATAAAAGGGGAGTCGGCTTCTCTGTTAATCTTGGATACACATTTTAA
- a CDS encoding response regulator transcription factor, producing the protein MKKTQTKILLVDDEPDILEIVGYNLAQEGYQIVTASNGKDAIAKAQKELPDLIIMDVMMAEMDGMEACEHIRKIPELNNVIITFLTARSEDYSQVAGFDAGADDYITKPIKPKLLVSKVKALLRRLKEQEVVSDTLNVGGIEINREEYKIIKGNVEIALPRKEFELFYLLASKPGKVFKRDEILDKVWGNEVVVGGRTIDVHIRKLREKIGEDLFKTIKGVGYKFEV; encoded by the coding sequence ATGAAAAAAACACAAACCAAGATCTTATTAGTTGACGATGAACCGGATATCCTGGAAATTGTAGGCTATAACCTTGCTCAGGAAGGCTACCAAATTGTAACAGCTTCAAATGGAAAAGATGCCATCGCAAAAGCTCAAAAAGAATTGCCGGACTTAATTATTATGGATGTGATGATGGCTGAAATGGATGGAATGGAAGCCTGTGAACACATCAGAAAAATTCCTGAATTAAATAATGTTATCATAACATTTTTAACAGCGAGAAGTGAAGATTATTCGCAAGTTGCTGGTTTTGATGCAGGTGCAGATGACTACATTACAAAACCAATAAAACCAAAATTATTGGTCAGCAAAGTAAAGGCTTTGTTAAGAAGGTTAAAAGAACAAGAAGTGGTTAGCGATACCTTAAACGTTGGCGGTATCGAGATTAACCGTGAAGAATATAAGATCATTAAAGGCAATGTCGAAATTGCTTTGCCAAGAAAAGAATTCGAATTGTTTTACTTATTAGCTTCAAAACCAGGAAAAGTTTTTAAAAGAGACGAAATCCTTGATAAAGTTTGGGGTAACGAAGTGGTTGTAGGAGGTAGAACAATAGATGTTCACATCAGAAAACTACGTGAAAAGATTGGAGAAGATCTTTTTAAAACAATAAAAGGAGTAGGATACAAATTTGAAGTTTAA
- a CDS encoding porin encodes MRIKLLAILLLCSCVLSAQELSKEDVKKEVVRLLDSINKAKLPDTKSGVSNDEHWYDRISLRGYAQIRYNGLLSTNDKVSCEQCDKSWGTTSTAPNAKANNGLFIRRARLVFSGQVHPNVFFYFQPDFASSPVTGIQNFVQIRDLYFDLSFDKKKEYRVRVGQSKIPYGFENMQSSSQRLTLDRADAINSSIANERDLGIFFYWAPAEIRERFAMLVKDGYKGSGDFGVFAFGVYNGQIANKIDGNRDLNVVTRVTYPFVIGSQIIEPGIQAYTGKWAFTGEVSSGVIVNDPQYVKDQRIGATFVLYPRPFGIQTEYNIGKGPRYNTLTKTIDETDLNGGYVLLNYKWDLKKQYIYPFAKFQYYDGGKKYEKDARSYVVRDYEFGVEWQPISALELTAEYVIADRTFEDSALPINRQQGNVLRLQAQFNF; translated from the coding sequence ATGAGAATAAAATTATTGGCAATTTTGCTGCTGTGTAGTTGTGTATTAAGTGCGCAAGAACTAAGTAAAGAAGACGTAAAAAAAGAAGTAGTTCGCCTTCTGGATTCTATCAATAAAGCAAAACTACCAGATACGAAATCGGGAGTTAGTAATGATGAACACTGGTACGACAGAATCTCGTTAAGAGGTTATGCGCAAATCAGATACAATGGTTTATTATCTACAAATGATAAAGTTTCCTGCGAACAATGTGATAAATCATGGGGGACAACTTCTACGGCTCCGAATGCAAAAGCAAACAACGGACTTTTTATTCGTCGTGCACGTTTAGTGTTTTCTGGTCAGGTTCATCCAAATGTGTTTTTCTATTTTCAGCCTGATTTTGCCAGTTCACCGGTAACCGGAATTCAAAACTTCGTTCAGATTCGGGACTTATACTTTGATCTTTCTTTTGATAAGAAAAAGGAATATCGCGTTCGTGTAGGTCAAAGTAAGATTCCGTATGGTTTCGAAAATATGCAGTCAAGTTCTCAACGTTTAACTCTAGACCGCGCTGATGCTATAAACAGTTCAATAGCAAATGAACGTGATTTGGGTATATTCTTTTATTGGGCACCAGCCGAAATCAGAGAACGTTTTGCCATGTTGGTTAAAGACGGTTACAAAGGTTCGGGTGATTTTGGTGTCTTTGCTTTTGGAGTTTATAATGGGCAGATTGCAAATAAAATAGACGGAAACAGAGATTTGAATGTGGTAACAAGAGTAACTTATCCGTTTGTTATCGGAAGCCAGATTATTGAACCTGGAATTCAGGCATACACAGGAAAGTGGGCTTTTACCGGTGAAGTTTCATCAGGGGTTATTGTTAATGATCCGCAATATGTAAAAGATCAAAGAATTGGTGCCACTTTTGTTTTATATCCAAGACCTTTCGGAATCCAGACAGAATATAATATTGGTAAAGGACCTCGTTATAATACACTTACTAAAACTATTGATGAAACTGATCTAAACGGTGGTTACGTTTTGTTAAATTACAAATGGGATTTGAAAAAACAGTATATTTATCCTTTTGCCAAATTTCAGTATTATGACGGAGGAAAAAAATATGAAAAAGATGCCAGAAGTTATGTCGTAAGAGATTACGAGTTCGGTGTAGAATGGCAGCCAATTAGTGCATTAGAACTTACTGCTGAATATGTAATTGCAGATCGTACTTTCGAAGACAGTGCGCTTCCAATAAACAGGCAACAAGGAAATGTTTTGCGATTACAAGCACAGTTTAATTTCTAA
- a CDS encoding glycosyltransferase codes for MSIDYSANKTILVAPLNWGLGHATRCIPIIKALQENNFIPIIASDGVALALLRKEFPYIQTLELPSYHIEYAKNGKNFKWKLIKNLPKMITAILDEKKIVNSWIKKHGIDGIISDNRLGVFSRKIPSVFMTHQLNVMTGNTTWFTSKYHQHIIKKYTECWVPDTNEATNLTGDLGHLKTNHLNLKYIGPLSRMRRKDTPKVYDLMIILSGPEPQRTYLDEKLQKEIVNFNGKVVFVQGVVEKTQTKWQAGNVTYYNFMNSKQLEQTFNESEFVLCRSGYTTVMDLAKLGKKAFFIPTPGQYEQEYLAIKLQEENLVPYAMQDDFTIEDLSKVKSFKGLSQFNNEIDWDKLFSVFED; via the coding sequence ATGAGCATTGACTATTCTGCGAACAAAACAATATTAGTTGCTCCATTAAACTGGGGGTTAGGCCATGCCACAAGATGTATCCCAATCATTAAAGCGCTTCAAGAGAATAATTTTATTCCGATTATAGCTTCTGATGGAGTTGCACTTGCTTTGCTTAGAAAAGAATTTCCTTACATACAAACTTTAGAATTACCATCTTATCATATTGAATATGCAAAAAATGGTAAAAACTTTAAATGGAAACTGATTAAGAATTTGCCCAAAATGATTACCGCTATTTTGGACGAGAAAAAAATAGTGAATTCCTGGATTAAAAAACATGGAATTGACGGTATCATTTCAGACAATAGATTAGGAGTTTTTAGCCGAAAAATTCCATCTGTTTTTATGACACATCAATTGAATGTGATGACAGGAAACACGACGTGGTTTACTAGTAAATATCATCAGCATATCATTAAAAAATATACGGAATGCTGGGTTCCTGATACCAATGAAGCAACCAATCTTACAGGTGATTTAGGACATTTAAAAACCAATCATCTTAATTTAAAATATATTGGTCCATTAAGTAGAATGCGTCGAAAAGATACGCCAAAAGTATATGACTTAATGATTATTTTGTCAGGGCCGGAACCTCAACGAACTTATCTGGATGAGAAATTGCAAAAGGAAATTGTAAACTTTAATGGCAAAGTAGTTTTTGTGCAAGGAGTTGTAGAGAAAACACAAACCAAATGGCAAGCCGGAAATGTGACGTATTATAATTTCATGAACTCAAAACAACTGGAACAAACTTTCAATGAAAGTGAATTTGTTTTATGCCGTTCTGGATATACAACCGTAATGGATTTGGCTAAATTGGGCAAAAAAGCGTTTTTTATACCAACTCCAGGACAATATGAACAAGAATATCTGGCGATAAAACTTCAGGAAGAAAATTTAGTACCATATGCAATGCAAGACGACTTTACCATTGAAGATCTCTCCAAAGTAAAGTCGTTTAAAGGTTTGTCTCAATTTAATAATGAAATCGATTGGGACAAGTTATTTTCTGTTTTTGAAGATTAA
- a CDS encoding AraC family transcriptional regulator, with protein sequence MDTGKELLFFFSALGVFNGIILGVYFFFFTKKKYLTNYFLGALLFALSIRIGKSVFVYFDSALPKMYLQFGLTACFFIGPCLYYFLKSAIEEINIMPKSWKLTLLFWAILIIAIGVVFPYEYYPKLWGGYFIRIIYLQWLIYIVFSGFAIKDILAKIISRKQKATPAETWFGMLFLGNFLLFLFYFLSIMGAPGATYISGAVVFSFILYLIISILLYRKKTDDLFLLNNQKYSGKKIDSAEVAILSEKLENVMIEKELFKNSNLTLQDLAKEVNISSHQLSQFLNNNLGKNFTSFINEFRVNEACQIIKSSDKFTLESIGYDVGFNSKSAFFAAFKKHTGTTPLNYQLQALQA encoded by the coding sequence ATGGATACAGGCAAAGAACTTTTATTCTTTTTTAGTGCTTTGGGAGTTTTCAACGGAATTATTTTGGGAGTTTATTTCTTCTTCTTTACAAAGAAAAAATACCTGACCAACTATTTCCTGGGAGCGCTTTTATTCGCATTAAGTATACGAATTGGGAAATCTGTATTTGTATACTTTGATTCGGCTTTGCCAAAAATGTATTTACAATTTGGGCTTACGGCTTGTTTTTTTATTGGTCCTTGTTTGTATTATTTCCTTAAATCGGCAATTGAAGAAATCAATATAATGCCAAAATCCTGGAAACTCACACTTTTATTCTGGGCGATACTTATTATTGCTATTGGTGTTGTATTTCCGTATGAATATTATCCAAAACTTTGGGGTGGTTATTTTATAAGAATTATTTATTTGCAATGGCTTATTTACATTGTTTTTTCAGGTTTTGCAATCAAAGATATATTAGCAAAAATCATAAGCAGAAAACAGAAAGCAACTCCGGCAGAAACGTGGTTTGGAATGCTTTTTCTAGGGAATTTTTTATTATTTCTTTTTTATTTTCTTTCAATAATGGGAGCTCCGGGAGCAACTTATATAAGCGGAGCAGTAGTTTTTTCTTTTATTCTGTACTTAATTATTTCGATTCTTTTATACCGAAAAAAGACAGACGATTTGTTTCTTTTGAATAATCAGAAGTATTCCGGCAAGAAAATAGATTCGGCAGAAGTAGCAATTTTATCAGAAAAACTGGAAAATGTAATGATTGAAAAAGAACTGTTTAAAAATTCTAATTTAACTTTACAGGATTTGGCTAAAGAAGTAAATATTTCAAGTCATCAACTCTCTCAGTTTTTAAATAATAATCTGGGGAAGAATTTCACGAGTTTTATCAACGAGTTCAGAGTAAACGAAGCCTGTCAAATTATAAAATCAAGTGATAAATTTACTTTAGAATCCATAGGTTATGACGTCGGTTTTAATTCTAAATCAGCTTTTTTTGCTGCTTTTAAAAAACATACCGGAACAACGCCTCTAAATTATCAACTTCAGGCTTTACAAGCATAA